In one Drosophila gunungcola strain Sukarami chromosome 2R unlocalized genomic scaffold, Dgunungcola_SK_2 000004F, whole genome shotgun sequence genomic region, the following are encoded:
- the LOC128254209 gene encoding nucleolar GTP-binding protein 2 — protein MPKVRSTPGKPRTQGFNHSNHSMNPERPKSGLKGVAHPRTKGTIKRLQMYRNFKAKRDRTGKILTPAPFQGRLPAGTMARVEPTPKWFSNSRVISQTALQKFQDEIGKAVKDPYQVIMKPSQLPVTLLNEAAKYKRVHLLDTESFDTTFGPKKQRKRVSLKVRDLEDLSKAADDQADKYDSAKDLDLIREDTGEKKAVRDWVFGAGQSKRIWNELHKVVDASDVLLQVLDARDPMGTRSKYIEEFLRKEKPHKHLFFILNKVDLVPVWVTQRWVAILSAEYPTIAFHASLQHPFGKGALINLFRQLGKLHLDKKQISVGFIGYPNVGKSSVINALRSKKVCKVAPIAGETKVWQYITLMKRIFLIDCPGVVYPTAETDTEKVLKGVVRVELVTNPEDYVESLLQRVRPEYISKNYKIEHWNTSTHFLEQLAQKTGKLLKGGEPDVTVTARMVLNDWQRGKLPFYVPPEGFAVPKSQEGKQDAEVVVADDPNEDSKSEAPTFVSESVKKAREFKQIQDFRKIRVGLEYQQEDVKELDHIDLELLEQQKAERAAKKKARLHNLGEEEEESSDGADEFYSEDEYNEDLQRVVHKKAKAKKTQQLAITSSGKFRVAKIQPGDSDDAAGSSDDDGPSTSKAPRLTAKQKRSLERSQKRKKIGSNFYETTNVKNRNRNKKKDA, from the exons ATGCCGAAGGTACGCAGCACCCCGGGGAAGCCCCGGACGCAGGGATTCAACCACTCCAACCACTCGATGAATCCGGAGCGCCCCAAAAGTGGCCTTAAGGGAGTCGCCCACCCCCGCACCAAGGGAACAATCAAACGGCTCCAGATGTACCGTAACTTTAAAGCCAAGCGCGATCGCACTGGAAAGATCCTCACACCCGCCCCCTTCCAG GGACGCCTACCGGCTGGAACGATGGCCCGAGTGGAGCCCACACCCAAGTGGTTCAGCAACTCGCGTGTCATCTCGCAAACGGCGCTGCAAAAGTTCCAGGACGAGATTGGCAAGGCTGTCAAAGATCCCTACCAGGTCATCATGAAGCCCTCCCAGCTGCCGGTGACGTTGCTCAACGAGGCGGCCAAGTACAAAAGGGTCCACCTGCTTGACACAGAAAGCTTCGACACCACCTTTGGACCCAAGAAGCAGCGCAAGCGGGTCAGCCTGAAAGTGCGCGATCTGGAGGATCTGAGCAAGGCGGCCGATGATCAGGCCGACAAGTACGATTCCGCAAAGGACTTGGATCTGATACGCGAGGACACGGGCGAGAAGAAGGCCGTGCGGGATTGGGTCTTCGGTGCGGGACAGAGCAAGCGCATCTGGAACGAGCTGCACAAGGTGGTAGATGCCTCCGATGTGCTGCTCCAGGTTCTGGATGCCCGCGATCCCATGGGCACGCGTTCCAAGTACATTGAGGAGTTTCTGCGCAAGGAGAAACCGCACAAGCATCTCTTCTTCATCCTGAACAAGGTGGACTTGGTGCCGGTGTGGGTTACCCAGCGTTGGGTGGCCATCCTCAGTGCCGAGTATCCCACCATTGCCTTCCATGCATCCCTCCAACATCCGTTTGGAAAAG GTGCGCTCATCAACCTGTTCCGTCAGTTGGGCAAACTGCATCTGGACAAGAAGCAGATCAGCGTGGGCTTCATCGGTTATCCCAATGTGGGTAAATCCTCGGTCATTAACGCTCTGCGCTCTAAGAAGGTGTGCAAGGTGGCTCCCATTGCGGGCGAGACGAAGGTGTGGCAGTACATCACGCTGATGAAGCGCATCTTCCTGATCGATTGTCCTGGCGTGGTGTATCCCACCGCGGAGACGGACACCGAGAAGGTGTTGAAGGGTGTTGTCCGCGTAGAGCTGGTCACAAATCCCGAGGACTATGTGGAGTCTTTGCTGCAGCGAGTGCGCCCCGAATACATTtcgaagaactacaaaatcGAACACTGGAACACTTCAACCCACTTCCTGGAGCAGCTGGCCCAGAAGACGGGTAAACTGCTGAAGGGTGGCGAGCCGGACGTTACAGTGACCGCCCGCATGGTGCTCAACGACTGGCAGCGAGGCAAGCTGCCTTTCTACGTGCCCCCCGAGGGATTCGCCGTTCCCAAGTCCCAGGAAGGCAAGCAAGATGCGGAAGTAGTAGTTGCCGACGATCCCAACGAAGATTCCAAATCCGAGGCGCCCACCTTTGTCAGCGAGTCGGTGAAGAAGGCGCGCGAATTCAAGCAAATTCAGGACTTCCGAAAGATTCGTGTGGGTCTGGAGTACCAGCAAGAAGATGTGAAGGAGCTGGACCACATCGACCTGGAGCTGTTGGAGCAGCAGAAGGCCGAGCGGGCGGCCAAGAAGAAGGCGCGTCTTCACAACCTCGGCGAAGAAGAGGAGGAGTCGAGCGATGGAGCGGACGAGTTCTACTCGGAGGACGAGTACAACGAGGACTTGCAGCGCGTGGTTCACAAGAAGGCCAAGGCGAAGAAGACCCAGCAACTGGCCATCACGTCGTCCGGTAAATTCCGCGTGGCCAAAATACAGCCGGGAGATTCGGACGATGCCGCTGGCAGCTCCGACGACGATGGCCCAAGCACTTCGAAGGCTCCCCGGCTGACAGCCAAGCAGAAACGCTCTCTGGAGCGCagccagaaacgcaagaagATCGGCAGCAACTTCTACGAGACGACGAATGTGAAGAACCGCAATCGGAACAAGAAGAAGGACGCGTAA
- the LOC128254213 gene encoding E3 ubiquitin-protein ligase RFWD3-like has translation MSNYATIQEKYLEQEQSMQLIVRELELDRQGLLDELAVKDLMSTDSIDDLSEELNGLNQQLNGMSEDITCSICLSPWESEGAHRLVSLRCGHLFGNKCIRTALRQSRQCPICMKRAHPADVRKIYGRSILPS, from the coding sequence ATGAGCAACTACGCCACCATTCAGGAGAAGTACCTGGAGCAGGAGCAATCCATGCAATTGATAGTGCGCGAGCTGGAGCTGGACCGCCAGGGTCTGCTGGACGAACTGGCCGTCAAGGACTTAATGAGCACGGACAGCATCGACGACCTTAGCGAGGAGCTGAACGGGCTCAACCAGCAGCTGAACGGGATGTCCGAGGACATCACCTGTTCCATCTGCCTGTCGCCCTGGGAATCGGAAGGTGCTCACCGCCTTGTGTCGTTGCGCTGTGGCCACCTCTTCGGGAACAAGTGCATCCGCACAGCCCTCCGGCAGTCGCGTCAGTGCCCCATCTGCATGAAGCGGGCCCATCCCGCCGATGTCCGCAAGATCTACGGACGCAGCATTTTGCCATCTTGA
- the LOC128254211 gene encoding PSME3-interacting protein, translated as MSSGFVTEAEAAEQRQRRQEEWERVRQPEDPLERPEEPYDARSLYERLKQNKDKKDMEYEEAHKLKNLIRGLDDDEVQFLELVDAHKMNAERQQMRDEELELKDFRNRVEKLQEESVDKKLQAELKTTAKSAGASAGRNSQKSLLGQGIKRKNGELPTTSKVAKIADDEVVPSATEAESKDPSEKTTTNTTLTTNKYDQGALKCIAVLPGIGSYTESSDSEASTDDEEPVDLCSRTDLCGRKIPKKKQCTE; from the exons ATGAGTTCAGGATTTGTGACTGAAGCTGAGGCCGCCGAGCAGCGGCAAAGACGTCAGGAGGAATGGGAGCGTGTGCGTCAGCCGGAGGATCCACTGGAGAGGCCGGAGGAGCCCTACGACGCACGTTCCTTGTACGAACGCCTTAAACAGAATAAAGACAAAAAGGACATGGAGTACGAGGAGGCCCACAAGTTAA AAAACCTTATTCGAGGCCTGGACGATGATGAGGTGCAGTTCCTGGAGCTGGTCGATGCGCACAAGATGAATGCGGAGCGGCAGCAGATGCGCGATgaggagctggagctgaagGATTTTCGTAATCGCGTGGAGAAGCTGCAGGAGGAGAGTGTGGATAAG AAACTCCAGGCAGAGCTTAAAACCACGGCCAAATCCGCTGGAGCCTCGGCCGGGCGTAACAGCCAAAAGTCGCTGCTGGGCCAGGGCATCAAGCGGAAAAACGGGGAACTGCCCACCACCAGCAAAGTGGCCAAGATAGCCGACGACGAGGTAGTGCCCAGCGCTACAGAGGCGGAGTCCAAAGACCCATCGGAGAAGACAACAACGAACACCACGCTGACCACAAATAAATACGATCAGGGAGCCCTTAAATGCATTGCCGTGTTGCCGGGCATTGGTTCCTACACAGAATCCAGTGACTCGGAGGCCAGCACGGATGATGAGGAGCCCGTGGACCTGTGCAGCCGGACCGACTTGTGTGGCCGTAAAATTCCCAAGAAGAAGCAGTGCACCGAATAG